From Leptospira ellinghausenii, a single genomic window includes:
- a CDS encoding BolA family protein → MELETKQTRKERMEQVLKEFFLPTELTVLDVSWEHAGHPGMTKDSKETHFRIKMVSPKFHGKSTVEQHREVYLLLGPEFKKGLHALEMDLSSPN, encoded by the coding sequence ATGGAATTAGAAACTAAACAAACTAGAAAAGAGCGAATGGAACAAGTTTTGAAGGAGTTTTTCCTTCCCACAGAACTGACTGTACTAGATGTATCATGGGAACATGCGGGGCACCCTGGTATGACCAAGGATTCCAAGGAAACCCATTTCCGGATCAAAATGGTATCTCCCAAATTTCATGGAAAGTCAACTGTGGAACAACATAGAGAAGTTTATTTACTCCTCGGACCTGAATTTAAAAAGGGTCTCCATGCTCTAGAAATGGATCTATCCTCACCCAATTAG
- a CDS encoding ABC transporter permease: MWKENLTALKTIVRREWIRIIRIWVQTLIPPVITMALYFLIFGELVGRQIGKIGNFTYIEFIVPGLIMMSVITNSYNNVVSSFFSSKFQKNIEELLVSPTSPYTIVLGYTFGGVVRGLFVGILVTLTSLFFTNLQFQHPIIIFFTVILTSILFSLGGFFNALFAKKFDDVTIIPTFILTPLTYLGGVFYSVKNLPEFWQTVSYLNPILYMVNLFRYGFIGITDVNLIFSLSFILFLSVLLFLLNVRLMKIGYGIRN; this comes from the coding sequence ATGTGGAAAGAAAACTTAACGGCACTTAAAACCATCGTTCGAAGAGAATGGATTCGAATCATTAGAATCTGGGTCCAAACCTTAATCCCACCAGTGATCACAATGGCACTTTATTTCCTTATTTTTGGAGAACTTGTTGGCCGACAAATTGGAAAAATCGGAAATTTTACTTATATCGAATTTATTGTTCCTGGACTTATCATGATGAGTGTCATTACCAATTCCTATAACAATGTTGTTTCATCCTTTTTTTCCAGTAAGTTTCAAAAAAATATCGAAGAACTTTTAGTATCACCTACTTCACCCTATACCATTGTCTTAGGTTATACGTTTGGTGGAGTAGTTAGAGGTCTATTTGTTGGAATTTTGGTAACTCTCACTTCCTTATTTTTTACAAACCTTCAATTCCAACATCCTATCATCATCTTTTTTACAGTCATCCTAACATCGATTTTATTCTCACTTGGAGGATTTTTTAATGCTCTTTTCGCAAAAAAATTTGATGATGTTACGATCATTCCCACTTTTATTCTCACCCCATTAACTTACTTAGGTGGAGTGTTTTATTCGGTCAAAAATTTACCTGAATTTTGGCAAACCGTCTCTTACCTAAATCCAATTTTGTATATGGTAAATCTTTTCCGATATGGATTCATTGGGATAACAGATGTAAATTTAATCTTTTCTCTTAGTTTTATCCTCTTTCTTTCCGTTCTCTTATTTTTACTCAATGTTAGGTTAATGAAAATTGGATATGGAATTAGAAACTAA
- a CDS encoding ABC transporter ATP-binding protein yields MNHYAIELNGLEKTYKNGVKALRSIDLKVETGDFFALLGPNGAGKSTTIGILSSLVNKTNGKVKIFGVDIDENPNLAKTFIGIVPQEFNFGIFEAVEQILINQAGFYGMPLKEAKDKVKYYLDKLSLYDKRKSAAGTLSGGMKRRLMIARALIHDPKLLILDEPTAGVDIEIRRSMWDFLKELNKEGKTIILTTHYLEEAESLCKNIAIIDKGEIVENTSMKKLLQRLDKETFIIDLKKSFKTKPNSKRFNWLWLDDHSLEVQLDKKASVNDLFAELTKHKMEVLSLRNKSNRLEELFLSLTGKN; encoded by the coding sequence ATGAATCATTATGCGATTGAATTAAACGGACTTGAAAAAACATATAAAAACGGTGTAAAGGCACTTCGATCGATTGATTTAAAAGTCGAAACAGGAGATTTTTTTGCTCTTCTTGGACCCAATGGTGCAGGAAAATCTACTACCATCGGGATCTTAAGTTCCTTGGTGAATAAAACAAATGGCAAAGTGAAAATCTTTGGAGTGGATATTGATGAAAATCCAAATCTTGCTAAAACATTCATCGGAATTGTCCCGCAAGAATTCAACTTTGGAATTTTTGAAGCAGTAGAGCAAATCCTCATCAACCAAGCAGGTTTTTATGGTATGCCACTGAAAGAAGCAAAAGATAAAGTTAAGTATTATTTAGATAAACTCTCACTTTATGACAAACGTAAATCGGCTGCAGGGACTTTAAGTGGTGGAATGAAACGTAGGTTGATGATTGCAAGAGCTCTCATTCATGATCCAAAATTACTGATTTTGGATGAGCCAACAGCAGGTGTGGACATTGAAATCAGAAGGTCCATGTGGGATTTTTTAAAAGAACTCAATAAAGAAGGAAAAACAATCATCCTTACCACACATTACTTAGAAGAAGCAGAATCCCTTTGCAAAAATATAGCAATCATTGATAAGGGTGAAATTGTCGAAAATACATCGATGAAAAAACTCTTACAAAGATTGGACAAAGAAACCTTTATCATCGATTTAAAAAAATCATTCAAAACAAAACCAAACTCCAAACGTTTCAACTGGCTTTGGTTAGACGACCATAGCTTAGAAGTTCAATTGGACAAAAAAGCCTCAGTAAATGATCTATTTGCGGAACTTACAAAACATAAAATGGAAGTTTTAAGTTTGAGAAATAAATCAAATCGATTAGAAGAATTGTTTTTATCACTTACAGGAAAAAACTAA